One region of Quercus lobata isolate SW786 chromosome 2, ValleyOak3.0 Primary Assembly, whole genome shotgun sequence genomic DNA includes:
- the LOC115978234 gene encoding protein LYK2 produces the protein MALISKLHLRVLVLFIWLFVSALGQNLLSCDITSPDASGYHCNIGNASQVQCETFVILRTNSYFSSLSNLSFYLGISRFVIAEANKFSAETEYLPKDQSLLIPIDCKCKGGFFQAEVTKTTTKGESFYGIAESLEGLTTCKAIQEKNPGVSPWSLGDKVQLLIPLRCACPSSSEASPKTRLLLSYPVIAGDTIYNLAIKFNTTPEAIIFANNKSLQTFRPQSLIPLTSLLIPINGEPEPVLGPLAKPREPNLHFPATSIPVISPHKKKSKMRKIVLYIALSGVVVCVSIGIAVAFVVIQQKKKKKQSSCKGVVDVELQQLSLSVRTTSDKKVSFEGSQDPLDGRTVDATSRKMLIETYTVEELRKATEDFNSSNQIEGSVYHGRLNGKNLAIKQTQPDTISKIELGLFHDAIHNHPNILRLLGTCWSEGPDSDSFLVFEYAKNGSLKDWLHGGLAMKNQFIASCYCFLTWSQRLRICLDIAMALHYMHHVMNPSYVHRNVKSRNIFLDEDFNAKIGNFGMASCIEEDIGDPQFYSTNPASWSLGYLAPEYVHQGVISPSIDIFAYGVVLLEVLSGQTPITRPDDKGEGSIWLSEKIKCILQSEDADELREWMDNALGENYSFEAAVTLANLARACVEEDPSLRPSAGEAVEKLSRLVEELPEGENMLMCESSSKPLVKASANHM, from the coding sequence ATGGCTCTAATCAGTAAGCTCCACTTGAGAGTTTTAGTCTTATTCATTTGGCTATTTGTCTCTGCACTTGGACAGAACCTGCTAAGTTGTGACATTACATCTCCAGATGCTTCTGGCTACCACTGCAATATTGGAAATGCCTCACAGGTTCAGTGTGAGACATTTGTAATTCTTCGCACCAATTCCTACTTCTCATCTCTTTCCAACCTGAGCTTTTACTTGGGCATCAGTCGTTTCGTGATTGCAGAAGCTAATAAATTTTCTGCAGAGACAGAATACCTTCCAAAAGATCAGTCTTTGTTGATTCCAATTGATTGTAAGTGCAAAGGTGGTTTCTTTCAGGCTGAAGTAACAAAAACAACCACAAAGGGAGAGAGCTTTTATGGTATTGCTGAATCTTTGGAGGGCTTGACAACCTGCAAAGCCATCCAAGAGAAGAACCCTGGAGTGTCACCATGGAGTCTTGGTGATAAAGTTCAGTTACTGATCCCATTGAGATGTGCCTGTCCTTCTTCATCTGAAGCAAGTCCAAAGACGAGGCTATTGCTGTCTTATCCGGTAATTGCAGGTGATACAATTTATAACTTGGCCATTAAGTTCAATACTACTCCAGAAGCTATTATATTTGCAAACAACAAATCTTTACAGACCTTTAGACCTCAAAGCCTAATACCTCTTACATCTCTTCTGATTCCAATCAATGGTGAGCCAGAGCCTGTTCTTGGTCCTCTTGCAAAACCTCGAGAACCCAATTTACATTTTCCAGCAACTAGCATCCCAGTAATTAGTCCCCACAAGAAAAAGTCCAAAATGAGGAAGATTGTTTTATATATTGCACTCAGTGGGGTTGTAGTTTGTGTGAGCATTGGTATTGCAGTAGCCTTTGTGGTGATCcaacagaaaaagaagaagaaacagagTTCCTGCAAGGGAGTAGTAGATGTGGAGTTGCAACAGCTTAGTCTCAGTGTAAGAACCACAAGTGATAAGAAAGTCTCATTTGAGGGGTCTCAGGATCCTCTAGATGGTAGGACCGTAGATGCTACATCACGTAAGATGCTAATCGAGACTTATACTGTTGAGGAACTGAGAAAAGCAACTGAAGACTTCAATTCAAGTAATCAGATTGAGGGATCTGTGTATCATGGTCGTCTCAATGGGAAGAACCTGGCAATAAAGCAAACGCAACCAGATACAATCTCAAAGATTGAGCTTGGACTCTTCCATGATGCAATTCACAATCACCCCAACATACTTAGGCTACTGGGGACATGTTGGAGTGAGGGTCCTGATTCTGATTCGTTTTTGGTCTTTGAGTATGCCAAAAATGGGTCCTTGAAAGATTGGCTTCACGGTGGTTTGGCAATGAAAAACCAATTCATTGCTTCTTGTTATTGTTTCTTGACATGGAGTCAGCGGCTGAGAATCTGTCTTGACATAGCCATGGCCTTACACTACATGCACCACGTAATGAACCCGAGCTATGTTCACAGAAATGTTAAGAGTCGGAACATTTTCTTAGACGAAGACTTCAATGCCAAAATTGGGAACTTTGGCATGGCAAGTTGCATTGAAGAAGATATTGGAGACCCTCAATTTTATTCAACCAATCCAGCCTCTTGGAGTCTAGGCTATTTGGCCCCTGAATATGTTCACCAAGGTGTAATTTCTCCAAGCATTGATATTTTTGCTTATGGGGTGGTTTTACTAGAGGTTTTATCAGGTCAAACGCCAATAACAAGGCCAGATGATAAGGGAGAAGGGAGTATATGGCTCTCAGAGAAAATCAAGTGCATATTGCAGTCAGAAGATGCAGATGAGCTAAGGGAATGGATGGACAATGCATTGGGAGAGAATTATTCATTTGAAGCAGCTGTGACATTGGCCAATCTTGCAAGAGCTTGTGTAGAAGAAGACCCTTCTTtgagaccaagtgctggagaaGCTGTGGAAAAATTATCAAGATTGGTGGAAGAATTACCAGAAGGAGAGAATATGTTAATGTGTGAAAGCTCTTCCAAGCCTTTAGTAAAGGCATCAGCAAACCATATGTGA
- the LOC115978232 gene encoding calcium-binding protein CML38-like codes for MDKLTQYERVFNHFDDNGDSKISPSELQQCVEAIGGELLLAEAEAVVELLDSDGDGLLGFEDFVRFLEGGEEEEKVKDLKETFKMYEMDGSGCITPKSLKKMLSRLGESRTIDDCKVMISQFDLNGDGVLNFDEFRVMMS; via the coding sequence ATGGACAAACTGACACAATATGAGCGTGTGTTCAATCACTTTGATGACAATGGAGATTCAAAGATATCACCCTCGGAGCTGCAGCAATGTGTTGAGGCAATAGGTGGGGAGCTTTTGCTAGCGGAGGCGGAGGCGGTGGTGGAGTTGCTGGACTCAGATGGAGATGGGTTGTTGGGTTTTGAGGACTTCGTGAGGTTTCTTGAAGGAggggaagaggaagagaaagtGAAGGATTTGAAAGAAACATTTAAGATGTATGAAATGGATGGTAGTGGATGTATTACACCCAAGAGCCTTAAGAAGATGCTTAGTAGACTGGGTGAGTCCAGAACTATCGATGACTGTAAGGTGATGATTTCTCAATTTGATCTCAATGGTGATGGGGTCCTCAATTTTGATGAATTTAGGGTCATGATGTCATGA